The following are encoded together in the Labrus mixtus chromosome 2, fLabMix1.1, whole genome shotgun sequence genome:
- the pcdh18a gene encoding protocadherin-18a isoform X1 yields the protein MQTGGMKGLPLTRMWKVFALLALATQHVSGKTLKYQIYEEQKVGTVITRLRDDVADVVAKLPSSVSLRFRAMQRGSSSFLALREQDGEISIRTKIDREKLCEKNLNCSIQFDVLTLPTEHLQLFHVEVEVLDINDNAPQFARAVIPIEISESAAVGARIPLDSATDPDVGENSLYTYALEPNNFFKIDIQSRTDGAKYAELVVLRELDREVRSGYELQYTASDRGVPPRTGSTLLKINVADSNDNSPIFDKSSYVINLPENSPVGTLLIDLNATDADDGTNAKIVYSFSSHVSPKIMETFRINPDSGHLTLVRRVDYETVNSYDIDVQAQDMGPNSMPAHCKILVKVVDVNDNKPDISINLMSSQGNGDAAYISEASPLDTFVALVRVEDLDSALNGEVECKLHGQGYFKLQKTYENNYMILTNVSLDREKRSEFSLTVVAEDKGTPSLSTVKHFTVHVTDENDNPPRFEKGRYEIFKSENNAPGAYLTSILATDPDLDANGQVSYSILENSVHGSSISTYVTIDPSNGAIYALRTFDREDVSRISFVVQAKDSGKPPLLSNSTVILNILDENDNPPVIVVPQLWNFTADVPASKFTEAGHLVTMVRVTDRDTGVNAELICSLVSGNEEGFFLIDPRTCEIHANASLENFPHEHAELTVVVRDQGRESLSAKAVLKLTLYENLENHVQVMDQGESALDASLIIIISLGAICALLLVIMVVFAARCNREKKDTRNSYNCRVTELTHSHHPKKPSRQIHKGDITLVPTVNGTLPIRAHHRSPSSTPPMDRAQIGSRQNHHSHQSLNSLVTISSNHIPESFALELAHATPPVEQVSQLLSMLHQGQYQPRPSFRGNKYSRSYRYALQDMDKFSLKDSGRGDSEAGDSDCDMGRESPVDRLLLGEGFSDLIQLEMHHRLHPAMRLCTDECRILGHSDQCWMPPLSSPASSSDYRNNMYIPGEESSQQPPVTDDDQSSVDSERRKSFSTFGKECGEEAGAGGVVSGGGSDACASGGGAGSLLTEMNSVFQRLLPPNVDSYTECTETSPPSSSSTAERGSTRNGNIAGNHSNNAVPQDNRRGLLPGGKGSAYPPGVAAWAANTHYLNPGNGSVAANHVSSSSSTTSSSTPTNGQPPHLKWLPAMEEIPENFEEDDFDGVFHQGHQGAKRSESRQETNMDASELVHEINKLLQDVRQN from the exons ATGCAAACAGGAGGAATGAAAGGACTACCACTGACAAGAATGTGGAAAGTTTTTGCTCTTTTGGCGCTGGCAACACAACACGTCTCCGGTAAGACATTGAAATATCAGATTTACGAGGAGCAGAAGGTGGGCACAGTTATCACCCGTTTGAGAGACGATGTGGCTGATGTCGTGGCAAAACTTCCGAGCTCGGTGTCGCTCCGCTTTAGAGCAATGCAAAGAGGGAGCTCGTCTTTCCTCGCGCTGCGCGAGCAGGACGGCGAAATCAGCATCAGGACCAAAATTGACCGTGAGAAACTCTGTGAAAAGAATCTGAACTGTTCCATTCAATTTGATGTGCTGACACTCCCTACTGAGCACCTGCAGCTATTTCACGTCGAGGTGGAAGTGTTAGACATCAACGATAACGCACCCCAGTTTGCCCGCGCCGTCATCCCCATTGAGATCTCCGAGAGCGCAGCCGTGGGAGCGCGCATTCCCTTGGACAGTGCCACGGACCCCGACGTCGGAGAGAACTCACTCTACACGTATGCCTTAGAGCCCAACAACTTCTTCAAGATTGACATCCAATCCAGGACTGACGGTGCCAAATACGCAGAGCTGGTGGTGCTCAGGGAGCTGGACCGAGAGGTGCGCTCCGGTTATGAACTTCAGTACACTGCCTCTGACAGGGGCGTTCCCCCGAGGACGGGTTCAACCCTACTCAAAATCAATGTTGCTGACTCAAATGACAACAGCCCGATTTTTGACAAGTCGTCCTATGTCATAAATCTCCCAGAAAACTCACCTGTTGGCACTCTACTAATTGACTTAAACGCCACTGACGCGGACGACGGGACAAACGCCAAAATAGTCTACTCGTTCAGCAGTCACGTGTCCCCCAAAATAATGGAGACATTCAGAATTAACCCCGACAGCGGTCACCTGACCCTCGTCAGGCGTGTGGACTATGAGACTGTTAACTCTTATGATATTGATGTTCAAGCGCAAGACATGGGTCCGAACTCCATGCCTGCTCACTGCAAGATCCTGGTGAAAGTGGTGGACGTGAACGACAACAAACCAGACATAAGCATCAACCTCATGTCCTCACAGGGGAATGGGGACGCAGCCTATATATCTGAAGCTTCTCCTCTGGACACGTTTGTAGCTTTGGTGAGGGTGGAGGACTTGGACTCTGCCTTGAATGGAGAAGTTGAGTGTAAACTTCACGGTCAAGGATATTTCAAACTGCAGAAGACCTACGAGAACAACTACATGATTTTGACTAACGTGTCTTTAGACCGAGAGAAGAGGTCAGAGTTCAGTCTGACAGTGGTGGCAGAGGATAAGGGGACCCCGAGCCTCTCAACTGTCAAACACTTCACTGTGCATGTCACTGATGAGAATGACAACCCACCACGTTTTGAGAAGGGGCGATATGAGAtctttaaatcagaaaacaatGCCCCAGGAGCATATCTGACTTCCATCTTAGCCACTGACCCTGACCTCGACGCCAATGGACAGGTGAGCTACTCCATCCTGGAGAACTCTGTTCATGGGAGCTCCATCTCAACCTACGTCACCATTGACCCCTCTAATGGAGCCATCTATGCCCTGAGAACTTTTGATCGTGAGGATGTGAGTCGCATCTCCTTTGTTGTTCAAGCTAAAGATTCAGGGAAACCACCGCTGCTCAGCAACTCCACAGTTATTCTGAATATTCTGGATGAGAATGACAATCCTCCAGTGATTGTAGTCCCCCAGCTGTGGAACTTCACTGCTGACGTCCCTGCGTCAAAGTTCACTGAGGCTGGACATTTGGTGACCATGGTCAGGGTGACTGATCGGGACACAGGGGTCAACGCTGAGCTCATTTGCTCCCTTGTCAGTGGCAACGAGGAGGGCTTCTTTCTTATTGATCCTAGAACATGTGAGATCCATGCCAATGCAAGCTTGGAGAACTTCCCACACGAGCATGCCGAGCTGACAGTGGTGGTACGGGATCAGGGGAGGGAGAGCCTCAGTGCTAAGGCGGTGCTTAAACTTACCCTTTATGAGAACTTAGAGAACCACGTGCAGGTGATGGATCAGGGAGAGTCTGCTCTCGATGCATCCCTGATAATCATCATCTCTCTGGGGGCGATCTGCGCCCTGCTCCTGGTCATCATGGTGGTGTTTGCTGCTCGCTGTAACAGGGAGAAGAAAGACACGAGAAACTCTTACAACTGTCGGGTGACCGAGCTGACCCACTCGCACCACCCCAAGAAACCTTCCCGTCAAATCCACAAAGGTGATATCACCCTGGTTCCCACAGTGAACGGTACGCTGCCCATCAGAGCTCATCACAGGTCGCCTTCGTCCACCCCCCCCATGGACCGGGCTCAGATCGGGAGCAGGCAGAATCACCACAGCCACCAGTCTCTAAACAGCCTAGTGACCATCTCGTCCAATCACATTCCAGAGAGCTTTGCACTGGAACTGGCACACGCAACTCCCCCAGTGGAg CAAGTCTCACAGCTTCTGTCCATGCTCCATCAGGGCCAGTACCAGCCCAGACCCAGTTTCCGTGGCAACAAATACTCCCGCAGCTACAG GTATGCATTACAAGACATGGACAAGTTCAGCCTGAAGGACAGTGGCCGTGGGGACAGCGAGGCGGGGGACAGTGATTGTGATATGGGCCGGGAATCCCCCGTGGACAGACTGCTGCTGGGGGAGGGCTTTTCTGATCTGATACAACTTGAAATGCATCATCGACTCCACCCAG cTATGAGACTGTGCACGGATGAATGTCGCATCCTCGGACACTCTGACCAGTGCTGGATGccccctctctcttcacccgCTTCCTCCTCTGACTATCGCAACAACATGTACATCCCCGGGGAGGAGTCCTCGCAGCAGCCCCCGGTGACTGACGATGACCAGTCCTCCGTTGACTCGGAGCGCCGTAAGAGTTTCTCCACTTTTGGCAAAGAGTGCGGCGAGGAGGCGGGGGCTGGGGGAGTTGtttcaggaggaggaagtgatgctTGTGCGTCTGGAGGAGGGGCTGGCTCCCTCCTCACAGAGATGAACTCTGTATTCCAGCGCCTCCTCCCCCCTAATGTAGACTCATACACAGAATGCACTGAAACGAGCCCGCCTTCATCCTCATCAACCGCTGAGAGAGGAAGCACGCGGAATGGAAACATTGCTGGTAACCATAGTAACAACGCTGTTCCTCAGGACAACCGGAGAGGTTTGTTGCCAGGTGGGAAAGGTTCTGCTTACCCCCCAGGAGTTGCTGCATGGGCAGCCAATACCCACTATTTAAATCCTGGAAATGGATCTGTGGCAGCCAATCATGTTTCCTCATCTTCTTCAACCACCTCCAGTTCCACCCCGACCAATGGACAGCCACCACACCTCAAATGGCTGCCAGCCATGGAGGAAATCCCAGAGAATTTTGAGGAGGATGACTTTGATGGTGTCTTCCATCAGGGTCACCAGGGTGCCAAGCGCAGCGAGAGCCGCCAGGAGACCAACATGGATGCTAGCGAGCTAGTTCATGAGATCAACAAACTGCTGCAGGACGTCAGACAGAactag
- the pcdh18a gene encoding protocadherin-18a isoform X2 has protein sequence MQTGGMKGLPLTRMWKVFALLALATQHVSGKTLKYQIYEEQKVGTVITRLRDDVADVVAKLPSSVSLRFRAMQRGSSSFLALREQDGEISIRTKIDREKLCEKNLNCSIQFDVLTLPTEHLQLFHVEVEVLDINDNAPQFARAVIPIEISESAAVGARIPLDSATDPDVGENSLYTYALEPNNFFKIDIQSRTDGAKYAELVVLRELDREVRSGYELQYTASDRGVPPRTGSTLLKINVADSNDNSPIFDKSSYVINLPENSPVGTLLIDLNATDADDGTNAKIVYSFSSHVSPKIMETFRINPDSGHLTLVRRVDYETVNSYDIDVQAQDMGPNSMPAHCKILVKVVDVNDNKPDISINLMSSQGNGDAAYISEASPLDTFVALVRVEDLDSALNGEVECKLHGQGYFKLQKTYENNYMILTNVSLDREKRSEFSLTVVAEDKGTPSLSTVKHFTVHVTDENDNPPRFEKGRYEIFKSENNAPGAYLTSILATDPDLDANGQVSYSILENSVHGSSISTYVTIDPSNGAIYALRTFDREDVSRISFVVQAKDSGKPPLLSNSTVILNILDENDNPPVIVVPQLWNFTADVPASKFTEAGHLVTMVRVTDRDTGVNAELICSLVSGNEEGFFLIDPRTCEIHANASLENFPHEHAELTVVVRDQGRESLSAKAVLKLTLYENLENHVQVMDQGESALDASLIIIISLGAICALLLVIMVVFAARCNREKKDTRNSYNCRVTELTHSHHPKKPSRQIHKGDITLVPTVNGTLPIRAHHRSPSSTPPMDRAQIGSRQNHHSHQSLNSLVTISSNHIPESFALELAHATPPVEGQYQPRPSFRGNKYSRSYRYALQDMDKFSLKDSGRGDSEAGDSDCDMGRESPVDRLLLGEGFSDLIQLEMHHRLHPAMRLCTDECRILGHSDQCWMPPLSSPASSSDYRNNMYIPGEESSQQPPVTDDDQSSVDSERRKSFSTFGKECGEEAGAGGVVSGGGSDACASGGGAGSLLTEMNSVFQRLLPPNVDSYTECTETSPPSSSSTAERGSTRNGNIAGNHSNNAVPQDNRRGLLPGGKGSAYPPGVAAWAANTHYLNPGNGSVAANHVSSSSSTTSSSTPTNGQPPHLKWLPAMEEIPENFEEDDFDGVFHQGHQGAKRSESRQETNMDASELVHEINKLLQDVRQN, from the exons ATGCAAACAGGAGGAATGAAAGGACTACCACTGACAAGAATGTGGAAAGTTTTTGCTCTTTTGGCGCTGGCAACACAACACGTCTCCGGTAAGACATTGAAATATCAGATTTACGAGGAGCAGAAGGTGGGCACAGTTATCACCCGTTTGAGAGACGATGTGGCTGATGTCGTGGCAAAACTTCCGAGCTCGGTGTCGCTCCGCTTTAGAGCAATGCAAAGAGGGAGCTCGTCTTTCCTCGCGCTGCGCGAGCAGGACGGCGAAATCAGCATCAGGACCAAAATTGACCGTGAGAAACTCTGTGAAAAGAATCTGAACTGTTCCATTCAATTTGATGTGCTGACACTCCCTACTGAGCACCTGCAGCTATTTCACGTCGAGGTGGAAGTGTTAGACATCAACGATAACGCACCCCAGTTTGCCCGCGCCGTCATCCCCATTGAGATCTCCGAGAGCGCAGCCGTGGGAGCGCGCATTCCCTTGGACAGTGCCACGGACCCCGACGTCGGAGAGAACTCACTCTACACGTATGCCTTAGAGCCCAACAACTTCTTCAAGATTGACATCCAATCCAGGACTGACGGTGCCAAATACGCAGAGCTGGTGGTGCTCAGGGAGCTGGACCGAGAGGTGCGCTCCGGTTATGAACTTCAGTACACTGCCTCTGACAGGGGCGTTCCCCCGAGGACGGGTTCAACCCTACTCAAAATCAATGTTGCTGACTCAAATGACAACAGCCCGATTTTTGACAAGTCGTCCTATGTCATAAATCTCCCAGAAAACTCACCTGTTGGCACTCTACTAATTGACTTAAACGCCACTGACGCGGACGACGGGACAAACGCCAAAATAGTCTACTCGTTCAGCAGTCACGTGTCCCCCAAAATAATGGAGACATTCAGAATTAACCCCGACAGCGGTCACCTGACCCTCGTCAGGCGTGTGGACTATGAGACTGTTAACTCTTATGATATTGATGTTCAAGCGCAAGACATGGGTCCGAACTCCATGCCTGCTCACTGCAAGATCCTGGTGAAAGTGGTGGACGTGAACGACAACAAACCAGACATAAGCATCAACCTCATGTCCTCACAGGGGAATGGGGACGCAGCCTATATATCTGAAGCTTCTCCTCTGGACACGTTTGTAGCTTTGGTGAGGGTGGAGGACTTGGACTCTGCCTTGAATGGAGAAGTTGAGTGTAAACTTCACGGTCAAGGATATTTCAAACTGCAGAAGACCTACGAGAACAACTACATGATTTTGACTAACGTGTCTTTAGACCGAGAGAAGAGGTCAGAGTTCAGTCTGACAGTGGTGGCAGAGGATAAGGGGACCCCGAGCCTCTCAACTGTCAAACACTTCACTGTGCATGTCACTGATGAGAATGACAACCCACCACGTTTTGAGAAGGGGCGATATGAGAtctttaaatcagaaaacaatGCCCCAGGAGCATATCTGACTTCCATCTTAGCCACTGACCCTGACCTCGACGCCAATGGACAGGTGAGCTACTCCATCCTGGAGAACTCTGTTCATGGGAGCTCCATCTCAACCTACGTCACCATTGACCCCTCTAATGGAGCCATCTATGCCCTGAGAACTTTTGATCGTGAGGATGTGAGTCGCATCTCCTTTGTTGTTCAAGCTAAAGATTCAGGGAAACCACCGCTGCTCAGCAACTCCACAGTTATTCTGAATATTCTGGATGAGAATGACAATCCTCCAGTGATTGTAGTCCCCCAGCTGTGGAACTTCACTGCTGACGTCCCTGCGTCAAAGTTCACTGAGGCTGGACATTTGGTGACCATGGTCAGGGTGACTGATCGGGACACAGGGGTCAACGCTGAGCTCATTTGCTCCCTTGTCAGTGGCAACGAGGAGGGCTTCTTTCTTATTGATCCTAGAACATGTGAGATCCATGCCAATGCAAGCTTGGAGAACTTCCCACACGAGCATGCCGAGCTGACAGTGGTGGTACGGGATCAGGGGAGGGAGAGCCTCAGTGCTAAGGCGGTGCTTAAACTTACCCTTTATGAGAACTTAGAGAACCACGTGCAGGTGATGGATCAGGGAGAGTCTGCTCTCGATGCATCCCTGATAATCATCATCTCTCTGGGGGCGATCTGCGCCCTGCTCCTGGTCATCATGGTGGTGTTTGCTGCTCGCTGTAACAGGGAGAAGAAAGACACGAGAAACTCTTACAACTGTCGGGTGACCGAGCTGACCCACTCGCACCACCCCAAGAAACCTTCCCGTCAAATCCACAAAGGTGATATCACCCTGGTTCCCACAGTGAACGGTACGCTGCCCATCAGAGCTCATCACAGGTCGCCTTCGTCCACCCCCCCCATGGACCGGGCTCAGATCGGGAGCAGGCAGAATCACCACAGCCACCAGTCTCTAAACAGCCTAGTGACCATCTCGTCCAATCACATTCCAGAGAGCTTTGCACTGGAACTGGCACACGCAACTCCCCCAGTGGAg GGCCAGTACCAGCCCAGACCCAGTTTCCGTGGCAACAAATACTCCCGCAGCTACAG GTATGCATTACAAGACATGGACAAGTTCAGCCTGAAGGACAGTGGCCGTGGGGACAGCGAGGCGGGGGACAGTGATTGTGATATGGGCCGGGAATCCCCCGTGGACAGACTGCTGCTGGGGGAGGGCTTTTCTGATCTGATACAACTTGAAATGCATCATCGACTCCACCCAG cTATGAGACTGTGCACGGATGAATGTCGCATCCTCGGACACTCTGACCAGTGCTGGATGccccctctctcttcacccgCTTCCTCCTCTGACTATCGCAACAACATGTACATCCCCGGGGAGGAGTCCTCGCAGCAGCCCCCGGTGACTGACGATGACCAGTCCTCCGTTGACTCGGAGCGCCGTAAGAGTTTCTCCACTTTTGGCAAAGAGTGCGGCGAGGAGGCGGGGGCTGGGGGAGTTGtttcaggaggaggaagtgatgctTGTGCGTCTGGAGGAGGGGCTGGCTCCCTCCTCACAGAGATGAACTCTGTATTCCAGCGCCTCCTCCCCCCTAATGTAGACTCATACACAGAATGCACTGAAACGAGCCCGCCTTCATCCTCATCAACCGCTGAGAGAGGAAGCACGCGGAATGGAAACATTGCTGGTAACCATAGTAACAACGCTGTTCCTCAGGACAACCGGAGAGGTTTGTTGCCAGGTGGGAAAGGTTCTGCTTACCCCCCAGGAGTTGCTGCATGGGCAGCCAATACCCACTATTTAAATCCTGGAAATGGATCTGTGGCAGCCAATCATGTTTCCTCATCTTCTTCAACCACCTCCAGTTCCACCCCGACCAATGGACAGCCACCACACCTCAAATGGCTGCCAGCCATGGAGGAAATCCCAGAGAATTTTGAGGAGGATGACTTTGATGGTGTCTTCCATCAGGGTCACCAGGGTGCCAAGCGCAGCGAGAGCCGCCAGGAGACCAACATGGATGCTAGCGAGCTAGTTCATGAGATCAACAAACTGCTGCAGGACGTCAGACAGAactag